Proteins from one Candidatus Desulfovibrio trichonymphae genomic window:
- the ispE gene encoding 4-(cytidine 5'-diphospho)-2-C-methyl-D-erythritol kinase, with the protein MRRKNTPNSIRITCGCKVNLGLRVTGVRADGYHELDSIFYSLPYPCDDLIIRHTRHTGVIVRCNTPSIDPNDNTLTKAWAAFAQASGDLPGIEIELRKRIPQGAGLGGGSSDAAALLRWLNSTCAFPFDKKTLRNMALSVGADTPFFLQNTMCRVHGIGEKLSPLNDTFSGFYLVLVCPDIHISTLWAYARYDALARTANYLVQQKNLTNRQAKDNKKFSFKKTSIEAFCNDLEAAVFPGYPQLAAIKADLLLLGADAACMSGSGSSLVGLFSRAGAAIAKNAAEALRTRQQRVFLLPL; encoded by the coding sequence ATGCGCCGCAAAAATACGCCGAACAGTATACGCATCACATGCGGCTGCAAGGTCAACCTGGGCCTGCGCGTCACCGGCGTGCGTGCCGACGGCTACCATGAGCTGGATTCCATTTTTTATTCCCTGCCGTATCCCTGTGATGACCTGATTATACGGCACACGAGGCACACAGGCGTGATTGTACGCTGCAACACGCCAAGCATTGACCCCAATGACAACACACTGACGAAAGCATGGGCAGCGTTTGCTCAAGCATCAGGGGATCTTCCCGGCATTGAAATTGAACTGCGCAAACGCATTCCACAAGGTGCCGGTCTTGGCGGCGGCAGCAGCGACGCAGCCGCACTGCTGCGCTGGCTCAACAGCACATGCGCATTCCCGTTTGACAAGAAAACCTTGCGCAACATGGCGCTGTCTGTTGGCGCGGACACGCCTTTTTTTCTACAAAATACTATGTGCCGTGTACATGGGATTGGAGAAAAACTAAGCCCTCTCAACGATACCTTTTCCGGATTTTACCTTGTATTAGTCTGCCCTGACATTCATATAAGCACGCTGTGGGCATATGCTCGCTATGACGCGCTTGCGCGAACGGCCAACTACCTTGTGCAGCAAAAGAACTTGACAAACCGTCAAGCCAAAGATAACAAAAAATTTTCTTTTAAAAAAACTTCCATTGAAGCATTTTGCAATGATCTGGAGGCGGCAGTCTTTCCCGGCTATCCGCAACTGGCAGCTATCAAAGCCGATTTATTGCTCCTTGGAGCTGATGCGGCATGCATGAGCGGCAGTGGATCCAGTTTGGTGGGTCTGTTCAGCCGCGCAGGAGCGGCAATTGCAAAAAACGCTGCCGAAGCGTTGCGAACGCGGCAACAGCGTGTTTTTTTGCTGCCGTTATGA
- the hslV gene encoding ATP-dependent protease subunit HslV produces the protein MDTHATTILLVKRDGRVAMAGDGQVTLGQNMIMKRSAQKVRRLNDGRILAGFAGATADAFTLFELFEVNLKQLHGNLLRAAVEMTRDWRKDKYLRKLEAMLLLADRKHLLVLSGTGDVIEPDDNVTAIGSGGPYALSAARALLRHSSLDAESIAKEAMHIAAEICIYTNNQLTIELLE, from the coding sequence ATGGATACGCACGCCACCACCATTTTGCTGGTCAAACGCGACGGTCGCGTTGCCATGGCGGGAGATGGCCAGGTGACCCTTGGGCAGAACATGATTATGAAGCGCTCGGCCCAGAAGGTTCGCCGCCTCAATGATGGCCGGATACTGGCGGGTTTTGCCGGCGCAACTGCAGACGCTTTTACACTGTTTGAACTTTTTGAGGTTAATCTCAAACAATTACACGGCAACCTGCTGCGCGCCGCTGTGGAAATGACAAGAGACTGGCGCAAAGATAAATATCTGCGCAAACTCGAAGCCATGCTCCTTCTGGCAGACAGGAAACATTTGCTTGTTCTTTCAGGCACAGGCGATGTTATTGAACCAGACGACAACGTGACGGCCATCGGCAGCGGCGGTCCATACGCGCTCTCCGCAGCCAGAGCGCTTCTGAGGCACAGCAGCCTTGACGCCGAGTCCATAGCTAAGGAGGCCATGCATATCGCGGCGGAGATATGTATATATACCAATAATCAATTGACCATAGAACTTTTAGAATAA
- a CDS encoding M48 family metallopeptidase: MGHKFDIMVRSNLPIVEDPEVTEYVGQLLDRLVRAMPPQPYNFKGTVILHNTLNAFAVPGGYVFVFTGMIMNLNSEDELAGVLTHELAHVTQRHVATRLERAQFVTVSSLLLAIAGVAAGGPGGAVAVSAMNAGQAAMLNYSRIDENEADQIGLQYLVAAGYPPSGMIGGFKVLRQKNWMSGTSVPTYLSTHPAISDRVNGLQARIATMPPTVKNRTCDNQRFLRVKTLLWARYGDEQAALQRFVKKDGLALMGRGIVLARQNKIPESATAFDEALTVSPADPLVLREAGIFHFRKGDMKRAEGLLLKAFRLDSHDYMAAFFYARMLDETGRQAEAGKYYENVLRNVPEDAEAHEAYARSLGKAGKSLEAYIHLTYSVLHANNKKLTERYFARAKTLADRAVDKRPFQRLEAAYKERKEIWDKQ, translated from the coding sequence ATGGGCCACAAATTTGATATTATGGTCCGTTCAAATTTGCCGATAGTGGAAGATCCTGAAGTAACAGAATATGTCGGCCAACTGCTGGATCGTCTTGTTCGTGCGATGCCGCCGCAACCATACAATTTCAAAGGAACTGTAATTCTGCACAACACCCTGAACGCCTTTGCCGTGCCCGGCGGCTATGTTTTTGTATTTACCGGCATGATTATGAATCTGAACAGTGAAGACGAACTCGCCGGAGTCCTGACACATGAACTGGCGCACGTTACACAACGCCATGTGGCCACGCGTTTGGAACGTGCGCAGTTTGTTACTGTCAGCTCGCTCCTGCTGGCCATTGCAGGCGTTGCCGCAGGTGGTCCCGGCGGCGCTGTAGCCGTGAGCGCTATGAACGCCGGACAGGCGGCCATGCTCAACTACAGCCGGATAGATGAAAATGAGGCCGATCAGATCGGCCTGCAATATCTTGTGGCCGCCGGTTATCCGCCAAGCGGCATGATAGGCGGTTTCAAGGTGCTCAGACAAAAAAACTGGATGAGCGGAACATCTGTACCGACTTATCTCTCCACGCATCCAGCCATCAGTGACAGAGTCAACGGATTGCAGGCCCGCATCGCCACCATGCCCCCTACCGTAAAAAACCGCACTTGTGACAATCAACGTTTCCTGCGCGTTAAAACCCTGCTCTGGGCACGCTATGGCGACGAACAGGCAGCGCTGCAACGCTTCGTCAAAAAAGACGGCCTTGCTTTAATGGGACGGGGCATTGTGCTTGCCCGTCAGAACAAAATTCCGGAATCTGCGACTGCCTTTGACGAAGCTCTGACTGTCTCTCCGGCAGATCCGCTGGTGCTGCGCGAGGCCGGCATTTTCCACTTCCGCAAGGGAGATATGAAGCGTGCGGAAGGCCTCCTGCTGAAAGCCTTTCGTCTGGATTCACATGATTATATGGCCGCCTTTTTCTATGCGCGAATGCTGGATGAAACAGGCAGGCAGGCAGAGGCAGGCAAGTATTACGAGAATGTGCTGCGTAATGTGCCGGAAGACGCTGAAGCGCATGAGGCGTATGCCCGCTCTCTAGGCAAGGCCGGCAAATCTCTGGAAGCATATATTCATCTGACGTACAGTGTATTGCACGCTAATAACAAAAAATTGACAGAACGCTATTTTGCCAGAGCAAAAACTCTCGCTGACCGCGCCGTCGACAAACGCCCCTTTCAGCGGCTGGAGGCAGCGTATAAGGAACGCAAGGAAATATGGGACAAACAATGA
- a CDS encoding ribose-phosphate diphosphokinase → MYSNMKILTGSANPELAKAICDHLGCQLTPTLATTFNDGELRIEIGDNVRGDDVFVVQPTCPPAINRNLMQLCLILDALKRASAARITAVIPYYAYARQDRKITPRAPISAKLVADFISVAGAGRVVTIDLHAGQIQGFFNCPVDNLFAAPVMLAPLRELGENNIVIVSPDAGGVERARAYAKRLNAPLAIVDKRRDRPNQATAVHVIGEVEGRVAIIVDDMIDTAGTLCAGAEVLLKYGAEKIVACAAHPVLSGPAIDRINATETLSQVIVTDTIPLDDKIERCPKLKVISVAALLGKTIHNIHTGSSVSVLFV, encoded by the coding sequence ATGTACAGCAACATGAAAATTCTTACAGGATCTGCCAATCCGGAACTGGCCAAGGCCATTTGTGACCATCTGGGCTGCCAGCTGACGCCCACGCTGGCCACGACCTTCAACGACGGTGAATTGCGCATTGAAATCGGTGATAATGTGCGCGGTGATGACGTGTTTGTTGTGCAGCCGACCTGTCCCCCGGCCATCAACAGAAATCTTATGCAGCTCTGCCTGATATTGGACGCCCTCAAACGGGCAAGCGCCGCACGCATTACGGCGGTTATTCCGTATTACGCATATGCGAGGCAGGATCGTAAAATTACGCCGCGCGCACCGATCAGCGCAAAACTGGTGGCCGACTTCATCAGTGTGGCAGGGGCAGGCCGTGTCGTTACCATTGATTTGCACGCCGGTCAGATTCAAGGTTTTTTCAATTGTCCCGTGGATAACCTTTTTGCCGCGCCGGTTATGCTTGCCCCCCTACGGGAGCTGGGTGAAAATAATATTGTTATCGTATCGCCGGACGCTGGCGGCGTTGAACGCGCCCGTGCTTATGCCAAACGACTCAATGCCCCCCTCGCCATTGTGGACAAACGACGGGACCGTCCCAATCAGGCTACAGCCGTACACGTCATCGGAGAGGTGGAAGGCCGGGTCGCCATTATCGTGGATGATATGATTGACACTGCAGGCACGCTTTGCGCCGGGGCTGAAGTGCTGCTCAAATACGGCGCCGAAAAAATCGTTGCGTGTGCTGCGCACCCTGTGCTTTCCGGCCCGGCTATTGATCGTATCAATGCTACGGAGACCCTTTCCCAAGTTATTGTAACAGATACCATTCCCCTTGACGACAAAATTGAGCGCTGTCCGAAGCTTAAGGTCATTTCCGTTGCGGCGCTTCTCGGAAAAACCATTCACAACATTCATACCGGATCATCGGTGAGTGTGCTGTTTGTTTAA